A section of the Alkalihalobacillus sp. LMS39 genome encodes:
- the phnC gene encoding phosphonate ABC transporter ATP-binding protein yields MNELFKGDNLTSITLNNITVSFPNRKAVDDVSLTFTQGEFICILGKSGAGKSTLIRCINGLQRPTSGEVTINDVQIHSLSEDKLRFVRKHIGMIFQHFHLLPRLSVLTNVLTGAFGRRPAWKNLLGLFQQEEIKAAREAIQSVELTPQTNNRVDQLSGGQKQRVGIARALLQQPKIFLGDEPVASLDPSTSNVIFTLLKQIHDRKQLITVINVHDVTLAKQYATRIIGLREGKVVFDGKPEQFTEQTFETIYGKQGGSFDE; encoded by the coding sequence GTGAACGAGTTATTTAAAGGAGATAACCTAACTTCGATTACTCTGAATAACATCACAGTTTCCTTTCCGAACAGGAAAGCGGTTGATGATGTTTCGTTAACTTTTACGCAAGGAGAATTCATTTGTATTCTTGGGAAAAGTGGTGCTGGGAAATCAACATTAATTCGCTGTATAAACGGGTTGCAACGCCCAACGAGTGGGGAGGTCACCATTAATGATGTACAAATCCATTCTTTATCTGAGGATAAGTTACGGTTTGTTCGAAAACATATCGGCATGATTTTCCAACATTTTCATTTATTACCTCGCTTATCTGTATTAACGAATGTGTTAACAGGGGCATTTGGGCGTAGACCCGCGTGGAAAAACTTGCTTGGACTTTTTCAACAAGAAGAAATAAAAGCAGCGAGGGAGGCCATCCAATCGGTTGAGCTTACACCACAAACAAACAACAGAGTAGACCAGCTTAGCGGTGGACAAAAGCAAAGAGTAGGGATAGCGAGAGCCCTCCTACAACAACCGAAAATTTTCCTTGGTGATGAGCCTGTCGCCAGTTTAGACCCAAGTACGTCCAATGTAATTTTTACGTTGCTAAAGCAAATCCATGACCGAAAACAACTCATTACAGTCATAAATGTTCATGATGTCACATTAGCAAAGCAGTATGCGACTCGGATCATCGGTTTACGAGAAGGCAAGGTCGTCTTTGATGGAAAGCCAGAACAGTTTACTGAACAGACGTTTGAAACGATATATGGGAAACAAGGGGGAAGCTTTGATGAATAA
- the phnE gene encoding phosphonate ABC transporter, permease protein PhnE, with amino-acid sequence MFWFKRRYLVYGVFLLLFIYWSMSVTEFDLRRFAQFPNAVDLVVNRFFPVDWSILPRLLQASLVTLAMAFLGTFFALIIALPLSFMAARNTSRHPLFFVTMRWSLSGLRSVPEIVFGLILVAALGLGPFAAVIAIILHNIGVLGKLISELIEAADEGPQEAMKAVGSTRWVRVLFSILPQIWPNILSHYFYRFEVAIRTSLILGFIGGGGLGQQLFNHFNSLQYQKVALDIIMIMALVIVVDFIGGKVRERVI; translated from the coding sequence ATGTTTTGGTTTAAACGACGATATCTCGTGTACGGGGTATTTCTATTGCTATTTATTTATTGGAGTATGTCGGTAACTGAATTTGATTTGCGCCGTTTTGCTCAATTTCCTAATGCGGTCGATTTAGTGGTTAATCGTTTTTTTCCTGTCGATTGGTCGATTTTGCCAAGACTGCTACAAGCGAGTTTAGTGACGTTAGCGATGGCTTTTTTAGGAACGTTTTTTGCCTTGATTATAGCGTTGCCTCTTTCATTTATGGCGGCTCGAAATACGAGTCGCCATCCCCTTTTTTTTGTTACAATGAGATGGTCATTAAGTGGCTTACGTTCCGTTCCAGAAATCGTTTTTGGGCTAATCTTAGTTGCGGCCCTTGGTCTAGGCCCTTTTGCAGCTGTCATTGCAATTATTTTACATAATATTGGCGTATTAGGAAAGCTCATCTCTGAGTTAATTGAAGCAGCAGACGAAGGACCGCAAGAAGCGATGAAAGCGGTTGGTTCAACGAGATGGGTTCGTGTGTTATTCTCCATCCTCCCACAAATATGGCCAAACATTTTGTCCCATTATTTTTATCGGTTTGAAGTGGCGATTCGAACATCGTTAATTCTTGGGTTTATCGGTGGGGGAGGATTAGGGCAACAGCTATTTAATCATTTTAACAGCTTACAGTATCAAAAGGTCGCTTTAGACATCATCATGATAATGGCACTCGTCATTGTTGTTGATTTTATAGGAGGGAAAGTTCGTGAACGAGTTATTTAA
- a CDS encoding N-6 DNA methylase codes for MFADDGGTIGGEIYTPKEVVKLLTEILKPPRR; via the coding sequence ATGTTTGCTGATGATGGTGGAACAATAGGTGGAGAAATTTACACGCCAAAGGAAGTCGTTAAACTATTAACAGAAATATTAAAGCCGCCAAGAAGGTGA
- a CDS encoding SDR family oxidoreductase yields the protein MDMHLKNKTALVTGSTRGIGKAIAIELAKEGVNVLINGRNYEEVERTVKEIKLEFPDTLPQNATADIVDIKQREALFKKHPQIDILVNNVGIYEIMKYEDIDDEVWDKYICTNVLAGNGLSKFYLPKMLKNNFGRIVFIASEEAVMPSGQMPQYCMTKSMLLSLSKSLSKLTVGKEVTVNTIMPGPSLSENVHQIIDGMYPNEDMTFSEKEKKFMTTNLPQSEIQRFIKPTEIGRLTTFICSPYASAFKGSPIRMDGGMVPTIF from the coding sequence ATGGATATGCATTTAAAAAATAAAACAGCTTTAGTCACTGGATCAACAAGAGGAATCGGTAAAGCAATTGCCATTGAACTTGCAAAAGAAGGGGTTAATGTACTAATTAATGGACGAAATTACGAAGAGGTAGAACGAACCGTAAAAGAAATTAAATTAGAGTTCCCTGATACCTTACCTCAAAATGCTACAGCCGATATTGTAGACATTAAACAAAGGGAAGCATTATTTAAGAAGCATCCCCAAATTGATATTTTAGTTAATAATGTGGGGATTTATGAAATTATGAAATATGAGGACATTGACGATGAAGTATGGGACAAGTATATCTGTACAAATGTTCTTGCCGGAAATGGACTATCCAAATTTTACTTACCTAAAATGTTAAAAAATAATTTTGGCCGAATTGTATTTATCGCTAGTGAAGAAGCAGTTATGCCATCGGGGCAAATGCCTCAGTATTGTATGACAAAATCAATGCTATTATCATTGTCAAAAAGCCTATCTAAATTAACAGTAGGAAAAGAAGTTACGGTCAATACGATCATGCCGGGACCATCACTCTCCGAAAATGTGCATCAAATTATTGATGGGATGTACCCTAATGAAGATATGACTTTCTCAGAAAAAGAGAAAAAATTTATGACTACAAATCTACCTCAGTCTGAAATCCAACGATTTATCAAGCCAACTGAGATAGGTAGATTAACTACCTTTATATGTAGCCCTTATGCATCCGCTTTTAAGGGTTCTCCGATCCGTATGGATGGAGGCATGGTACCGACTATCTTTTAG
- a CDS encoding cell wall hydrolase yields the protein MGRRIKHTANDVDALARLMLAEAIGEGAEGMEMVGTVVANRVEADCEPDFRNLRNIRHAIYHEIPGTGIPHFEPVLNGSLYTQRPTEEDLQMARDLLNGHRNPRARMNLWFFNPSPGQAFRDPCTPTMPRSPMTQFDFAHKNHCFYIAVPDYCLEFYR from the coding sequence ATGGGTAGGCGAATAAAACATACTGCCAATGACGTGGATGCATTAGCAAGGCTTATGCTCGCAGAGGCTATTGGTGAAGGTGCCGAAGGAATGGAGATGGTAGGAACAGTCGTGGCTAATCGAGTCGAGGCAGATTGTGAACCTGACTTCAGAAATTTACGTAATATCCGCCATGCTATTTATCATGAGATACCAGGAACAGGAATCCCCCACTTCGAACCTGTTTTAAATGGATCTTTATATACACAACGTCCTACAGAAGAGGACCTCCAGATGGCCCGGGATTTGTTGAATGGCCATAGGAATCCGCGAGCTCGAATGAATTTGTGGTTTTTTAATCCGAGTCCAGGGCAAGCATTCCGTGACCCTTGTACCCCAACGATGCCAAGATCGCCCATGACTCAGTTTGATTTTGCCCACAAAAATCATTGCTTCTATATTGCTGTACCGGACTATTGCCTAGAATTTTATAGATGA
- a CDS encoding glycosyltransferase has protein sequence MEEVTKSIKHVFFFTPYWTEKRGNATTAKRITTGLKEKGIYVHVFAYDEETWTTAHARKLQQCDLVHILHFSRFLRWNKTVKLVIEQPLIVTSGGTDVNAHLDVKHTETIAFLQQADAVTVFTEDAKQKLEAYSKRKVSVIPQSVWLPHCGLKQAGQEGDPHVLLPAGLRQVKDVFFALSSLKKLHSLYPSLMFTIIGEPLEADIVDKVKEIEATNPWVTYKKPVPLEEMALVYEPATIVLNTSISEGQTSVLLEAMYMGVPVIARKIPGNESIVTHHQNGWLFQTEEELYHCMLEALRKPVLYKKMQVAGSEYINKNHALEQEIFAYMTIYKQAER, from the coding sequence GTGGAAGAAGTCACTAAATCGATAAAACATGTCTTTTTTTTCACCCCGTATTGGACTGAAAAAAGAGGCAACGCGACAACGGCCAAACGGATAACGACAGGGTTAAAAGAAAAGGGAATCTATGTTCATGTGTTTGCATATGACGAAGAGACGTGGACAACAGCTCATGCAAGAAAATTACAACAATGTGATCTCGTACATATTCTCCACTTTAGTCGATTTCTTCGATGGAATAAAACGGTGAAACTTGTGATTGAACAGCCGTTGATTGTAACATCAGGTGGAACAGATGTAAATGCGCATCTTGACGTAAAACATACTGAAACGATTGCGTTTTTGCAGCAAGCCGATGCTGTCACAGTTTTTACTGAGGATGCTAAACAAAAATTAGAGGCTTATTCAAAACGGAAGGTATCTGTTATTCCACAAAGTGTTTGGCTACCCCATTGTGGTCTGAAACAAGCTGGACAAGAAGGGGATCCGCATGTTTTGTTACCGGCGGGATTACGACAAGTAAAAGATGTTTTCTTTGCGCTTTCTAGTTTGAAAAAACTTCACTCTTTGTATCCATCCCTTATGTTTACGATTATCGGGGAACCACTTGAAGCTGATATTGTCGATAAAGTAAAAGAAATAGAAGCAACAAATCCATGGGTGACGTATAAAAAACCAGTCCCATTAGAAGAAATGGCTCTTGTTTATGAACCAGCAACTATCGTATTAAACACCTCAATTTCTGAAGGACAAACTTCGGTATTATTAGAAGCGATGTATATGGGGGTTCCTGTAATTGCGCGGAAGATTCCAGGGAATGAAAGTATCGTTACTCATCATCAAAATGGCTGGCTTTTTCAGACAGAAGAAGAACTGTATCATTGTATGTTAGAGGCACTTAGAAAACCAGTGCTTTACAAAAAAATGCAAGTAGCTGGTAGCGAATATATTAATAAAAATCATGCGCTCGAACAAGAGATTTTCGCATATATGACAATTTATAAGCAAGCAGAAAGGTAG
- a CDS encoding ATP-binding protein — translation MKNKILTYIASLYVIIAIVVLSLLSINQQTETLLLIGIWVFFLFSMAFLLLGLRLHKRYEKLTFERKTLSVLVNSMSDFIVFKDDEGRWLSVNDFGLKLYNLEPEAVIGKTDLELAKAYPQFEKYFRYCYETDELTWSRHKPTRVEETLIVKDEERLFDVLKVPLDHEDGSRKGLFAIGRDITELRQAEESLIKNEKLSVVGQLAAGIAHEIRNPLTSLKGFVDLCRKEDGDIDNYLSIMHTELERINKIVDELLLIAKPTKIPFQQHYLHEIVDSVIELMEPEAKEAGITIVLKYDETTPAVRCEECQIKQVLINIIKNAIEASEEKTTITVTIKTKDNTVLLAIKDEGCGIPKQRLDKLGEPFFTMKEKGTGLGMTVTFKIIEAHNGTIDIDSEVNIGTTVNVRLPLIQHDNEKKLVHT, via the coding sequence ATGAAAAATAAAATTTTAACTTACATCGCAAGTCTATACGTCATAATCGCAATCGTCGTTCTATCTTTACTTTCTATCAATCAACAGACAGAAACTCTGCTCTTAATTGGCATATGGGTGTTTTTTCTTTTTTCAATGGCTTTTCTACTTCTTGGCTTACGACTTCATAAACGATATGAAAAGTTAACATTTGAAAGAAAAACATTATCTGTCCTTGTGAACTCTATGTCTGATTTCATTGTCTTTAAAGACGATGAAGGACGTTGGTTAAGTGTAAACGATTTCGGATTAAAATTATATAATCTAGAGCCGGAAGCTGTAATTGGGAAAACCGATTTAGAATTAGCGAAAGCGTACCCACAATTTGAAAAGTATTTTCGTTACTGCTATGAAACAGATGAATTAACATGGTCAAGACACAAGCCAACACGTGTAGAAGAAACGTTAATTGTTAAAGACGAAGAGCGTTTGTTTGATGTGTTGAAAGTTCCACTCGACCATGAAGATGGAAGTCGAAAAGGGTTATTTGCGATCGGTCGTGATATTACAGAACTTCGTCAAGCAGAAGAATCATTAATAAAAAATGAAAAGCTTTCTGTTGTTGGTCAATTAGCAGCAGGGATTGCCCATGAAATACGCAATCCGTTAACATCATTAAAAGGGTTTGTAGATTTATGCAGAAAAGAAGACGGGGACATTGATAATTACTTATCCATTATGCATACCGAATTAGAACGAATCAACAAAATTGTCGATGAGCTTTTACTCATTGCCAAACCGACAAAAATACCATTTCAACAACATTACTTACATGAAATTGTAGATAGTGTAATCGAATTGATGGAACCTGAAGCAAAAGAGGCAGGCATCACAATCGTCCTAAAATATGATGAAACAACCCCAGCAGTCCGCTGTGAAGAATGCCAAATTAAACAAGTATTAATTAATATCATAAAAAACGCAATCGAAGCTTCCGAAGAAAAGACAACCATTACCGTGACCATTAAAACAAAGGATAACACTGTCCTTCTCGCTATCAAAGACGAAGGATGTGGCATTCCGAAACAACGACTCGACAAACTGGGAGAACCTTTTTTTACCATGAAAGAAAAAGGGACAGGCCTTGGTATGACCGTTACATTTAAAATCATTGAAGCACACAACGGGACCATTGATATCGATAGCGAAGTTAATATTGGTACAACCGTCAATGTACGTCTGCCTCTAATTCAACATGATAATGAAAAGAAACTAGTCCACACCTAA
- the phnD gene encoding phosphate/phosphite/phosphonate ABC transporter substrate-binding protein, with product MKRIFTIYLLFILALVGCGEAQEDPFTVAVIPAQSIGEMEQGLNNLESELTVKLGREVKVEQYNNYNGVVEALNYKSVDLAFLGPLTYLIAHEQSGAKAIVTQLIDGEPYYYSYIITHVDNDWDSLEELLEQKDEVNMAFGSHASTSGHLIPGVELARQGVYTDEDTHEFASVRFTGSHDITAQQVEANMVSAGAIDSAIYHGLVEEGVIDESQIKIIWQSEQLYQYPWTVHGDTDEETIQLLQEAFISIRDPEILRIFGGASAFVEADDSLYENVYEAALEFGMLEEKE from the coding sequence ATGAAACGAATATTTACGATTTACCTTTTATTTATTTTAGCCCTTGTCGGGTGTGGAGAAGCGCAGGAAGATCCATTTACTGTTGCTGTTATTCCAGCTCAATCGATTGGTGAAATGGAGCAAGGATTAAACAATTTAGAGTCGGAATTAACGGTAAAATTAGGGCGTGAAGTTAAGGTGGAGCAGTATAATAATTATAATGGGGTCGTCGAAGCGTTAAACTATAAAAGTGTGGATTTAGCTTTTTTAGGGCCTTTAACGTATTTAATTGCCCATGAACAAAGTGGAGCAAAAGCCATTGTGACGCAATTGATTGATGGAGAGCCCTATTATTATTCTTATATCATTACCCATGTCGATAATGACTGGGATTCGCTTGAAGAATTGCTAGAACAAAAAGACGAGGTCAATATGGCGTTTGGTTCGCATGCTTCAACATCAGGACATTTAATTCCGGGAGTGGAGCTTGCAAGACAAGGCGTTTATACAGATGAAGATACACATGAGTTTGCGTCTGTTCGCTTCACAGGTTCACATGATATTACAGCACAACAAGTCGAAGCGAATATGGTGAGTGCCGGTGCGATTGATAGTGCGATTTATCATGGATTAGTTGAAGAAGGAGTCATTGACGAAAGTCAAATAAAAATTATTTGGCAGTCAGAACAGCTCTATCAATATCCTTGGACGGTTCATGGGGATACAGATGAGGAGACCATTCAGTTGTTGCAAGAGGCGTTTATAAGCATTCGCGACCCAGAGATATTACGCATTTTTGGTGGGGCTTCAGCGTTTGTTGAAGCAGACGATAGTTTATATGAAAATGTGTATGAAGCAGCATTAGAATTCGGAATGTTAGAAGAGAAAGAGTAG
- a CDS encoding zeta toxin family protein has protein sequence MHSYKPIFYIFAGNNGSGKSTLRSLIIDKIGVDINIDPDAIARRIDPVNPEKNRVSAGKEVIKSVNRYINDGKDFSIETTLAGKNAIKQMQKAKEMGYEVTMFYVALNDFHQNIERVEMRVKNGGHHIPTEDIIRRNKTSFKHLYEYAYLVDNLILIDNSEDNGEIIMEVNNGIITFEAVNIPKWSHPVRQQFRKK, from the coding sequence ATGCATAGCTACAAACCAATATTCTATATATTTGCAGGTAATAACGGAAGCGGTAAAAGTACTTTACGTAGCTTAATTATTGATAAAATTGGTGTTGATATCAATATTGACCCAGATGCTATCGCTCGAAGAATCGATCCAGTAAACCCTGAAAAGAATAGAGTTTCAGCTGGGAAGGAAGTTATTAAATCTGTTAATAGGTACATTAACGATGGTAAAGATTTTTCAATTGAGACAACTCTCGCTGGTAAAAATGCTATCAAACAAATGCAAAAAGCTAAAGAGATGGGATACGAAGTAACAATGTTTTATGTTGCATTAAATGATTTCCATCAGAACATTGAAAGGGTTGAGATGAGAGTAAAGAATGGTGGTCATCACATTCCAACTGAAGATATTATCAGAAGGAATAAAACTTCATTTAAACATCTTTATGAATATGCATATTTGGTTGACAACCTTATCTTAATTGATAATAGTGAGGATAATGGAGAAATTATAATGGAAGTAAATAATGGGATAATTACATTTGAAGCAGTAAACATTCCAAAATGGTCCCATCCTGTTCGTCAACAGTTTAGAAAAAAATAA
- a CDS encoding divergent PAP2 family protein — MNKEIMTAITSIGIAQLLKVPLSERNNGKLHWASFFESGGMPSSHSAGVTSLATYIAHKKGVKTVDFALAAVFGLIVMYDAQGIRRQAGELTLKVNDLDEEVEELAGKNPGSYHEKNEKRLKEMLGHQPEEVLAGALLGVATGSISYWLTGRN; from the coding sequence ATGAATAAAGAAATTATGACCGCCATTACATCGATTGGGATTGCACAATTATTGAAGGTTCCTTTAAGCGAAAGGAACAATGGCAAGCTCCATTGGGCTTCGTTTTTTGAATCTGGGGGGATGCCGAGTTCTCACTCGGCCGGAGTCACATCGTTAGCGACGTATATTGCGCATAAAAAAGGAGTAAAGACTGTTGACTTTGCGCTGGCAGCGGTATTTGGGCTTATTGTGATGTATGATGCACAAGGAATCCGACGCCAAGCGGGGGAGCTTACGTTAAAGGTAAATGATTTAGATGAGGAAGTGGAAGAGTTAGCAGGGAAAAATCCAGGTTCGTATCATGAAAAAAATGAAAAGCGTTTGAAAGAAATGCTTGGACATCAACCGGAAGAAGTGTTGGCAGGTGCTTTGCTTGGGGTGGCAACGGGGAGCATTAGCTACTGGTTAACAGGAAGAAACTAG
- the selB gene encoding selenocysteine-specific translation elongation factor, with product MAVSHYTVGMAGHIDHGKTSLTKALTNIDTDRLKEEKERNISIEPGYAPLILTEEMTVSIVDVPGHERFIRQMIAGVAGIDVVVLVIAADEGVMPQTREHLDILSLLHIQKGLIALTKITKVDEEFLALVKEDVQEQVKGTFLENAPVVGVDSLTKEGLDELKNEMIALLSEVEQRDASGSFRLPIDQVFTVHGQGTVVRGTVYEGQVKEGDSLLLLPQQVKIKARQIQTHHQAVHVGQAGERIAINIGGLTKEKISRGDVLVSSGSYSTSKTIDVSLQIPSPLQYELKQRSPVRVHLSTAEVDGKIVFFDRNELGGAKDIVCQLRLDEPVVVKRGDRFIIRRPSPVETIGGGAVIEPNGEKYRFGTETTKMLERKRKGTPKERAVDVLTSTIAISDKELFTLIGLEQFEGEQVVEQAINERIIIRLGRFLTLTKTVKKILEELAEELQDYHEQFPMREGKQKAELVQMFSQHSSKEFIEQVLQQGERTLVVKKNGPFYALENFEPHLPKSWEKRVESVVATIKKQGIQVQPLMDQLKDAQIPAELYEDIVHFYTRSSTLVNLDSSLYIHEHTVNDVVASLSTAYPVSFTIQNAKEVLQVSRKYLVPILEMLDSHQWTDRNEGVRTWKKSLNR from the coding sequence ATGGCGGTTTCTCATTATACTGTAGGGATGGCAGGACATATTGACCACGGAAAAACATCGTTAACGAAAGCATTAACGAATATTGATACAGACCGATTAAAGGAAGAAAAAGAACGAAATATTTCAATAGAACCAGGGTATGCTCCACTTATATTAACGGAGGAGATGACAGTTTCTATTGTTGATGTGCCTGGTCATGAACGGTTTATTCGGCAAATGATTGCTGGGGTTGCTGGCATTGATGTTGTTGTTTTAGTTATTGCTGCGGATGAAGGGGTTATGCCTCAAACTAGAGAACATCTTGATATTCTATCGTTATTACATATCCAAAAGGGGCTTATTGCTTTAACGAAAATTACAAAAGTAGATGAGGAGTTCCTTGCTTTAGTGAAAGAGGATGTCCAAGAGCAAGTGAAAGGGACGTTTCTTGAGAATGCCCCTGTTGTCGGGGTGGATAGTCTAACAAAGGAAGGGCTTGACGAATTAAAAAATGAAATGATTGCCCTTTTATCTGAAGTTGAACAACGTGATGCATCAGGCTCATTTCGATTACCGATAGATCAAGTGTTCACTGTTCATGGACAAGGTACCGTTGTACGTGGAACGGTTTATGAAGGTCAAGTGAAAGAAGGAGACTCGTTATTGTTATTACCTCAACAAGTGAAGATCAAGGCAAGACAAATTCAAACCCATCATCAAGCTGTACATGTCGGCCAGGCAGGGGAACGTATTGCGATTAATATTGGGGGTTTGACAAAAGAAAAAATAAGTCGCGGAGATGTGCTTGTATCTTCAGGATCGTACTCGACTTCGAAGACAATTGATGTATCCTTGCAAATTCCTTCCCCGCTTCAATATGAATTAAAGCAACGTTCTCCAGTTCGAGTTCATCTTAGTACGGCTGAAGTCGACGGGAAAATCGTCTTTTTTGATCGAAATGAACTTGGAGGGGCGAAAGATATTGTTTGTCAACTGCGCTTAGATGAGCCAGTTGTTGTCAAACGAGGAGACCGGTTTATTATTCGAAGGCCTTCTCCTGTTGAGACGATTGGTGGGGGAGCGGTTATTGAACCGAACGGGGAAAAGTATCGTTTTGGCACTGAAACAACAAAAATGTTAGAGCGAAAACGAAAAGGAACACCGAAAGAGCGGGCCGTTGACGTTTTAACGTCGACGATAGCTATCTCAGATAAAGAATTGTTTACGCTTATTGGACTGGAACAATTCGAAGGGGAACAGGTAGTAGAACAAGCCATTAACGAAAGAATAATTATTCGTTTAGGAAGGTTTCTTACGTTAACAAAAACAGTCAAAAAGATACTAGAGGAGCTAGCAGAAGAATTACAGGACTATCATGAGCAATTTCCGATGCGAGAAGGAAAACAAAAGGCAGAGCTTGTTCAAATGTTTTCGCAGCACTCGTCTAAAGAATTTATAGAACAAGTGTTACAGCAAGGAGAGAGGACGTTAGTTGTAAAGAAAAATGGTCCATTTTATGCGCTAGAAAATTTTGAGCCTCATCTCCCTAAGAGTTGGGAGAAACGAGTCGAGTCTGTCGTTGCTACGATTAAAAAACAAGGGATACAAGTTCAACCGCTGATGGACCAATTAAAAGATGCTCAAATCCCTGCAGAGTTATATGAAGATATTGTTCATTTTTATACGCGTTCTTCCACTCTTGTAAATCTTGATTCATCTCTTTATATCCACGAGCATACGGTGAATGATGTTGTTGCTTCTTTATCAACAGCGTATCCAGTATCTTTTACGATTCAAAATGCAAAAGAAGTGTTACAAGTATCACGAAAATATTTAGTTCCTATACTAGAGATGCTCGATAGTCATCAATGGACTGACCGGAATGAAGGTGTTCGAACGTGGAAGAAGTCACTAAATCGATAA
- a CDS encoding AraC family transcriptional regulator, with product MTMYSSDRIKIPAGFWTGLRQLGIVAHDVVRKAQLPITIISDPVVTTAQYFAIWQAYSDLIDDTAKGIIKLATSFETDHYPPTVLATYHARDYRDALKRMARYKQMCPPERLHIIEEGEHCTIEIESLQSEQPVPSILVGITLAFLLELGRRGTGQPLTAKCVEFSTHSIGDLQILESYFGCRIQLGTDFNRLTIHRADLDRPFVSYNAELLEILTPVLEQSLNEQVRCPSITETAMWIMKRSLTGGRPDIQTIASELGISERTLQRRLAEEGTNFKHLLTKVRHEQAKKYLADPSLDIKEVAFLIGYEDQNSFYRAFQLWEGATPLRWRTDHLDLNLVID from the coding sequence ATGACGATGTATTCCTCTGATCGTATTAAAATACCGGCAGGATTTTGGACAGGATTACGTCAATTGGGGATAGTCGCCCACGACGTAGTTCGAAAAGCCCAATTGCCAATCACCATCATTTCTGATCCAGTTGTCACAACAGCTCAATATTTTGCGATCTGGCAGGCTTATTCTGATCTCATTGATGACACTGCAAAAGGAATCATCAAGCTCGCGACATCCTTTGAAACAGATCATTACCCCCCGACTGTCTTAGCAACTTACCACGCTCGTGACTACCGTGATGCCTTAAAGCGCATGGCTAGGTACAAACAAATGTGCCCTCCTGAAAGATTACATATCATCGAGGAAGGTGAACACTGTACAATTGAAATAGAATCATTGCAAAGTGAACAACCCGTTCCATCCATTCTAGTTGGTATTACGTTGGCATTTCTTCTCGAGTTGGGACGTAGGGGTACGGGTCAACCTTTGACAGCAAAGTGCGTGGAATTTTCTACCCATTCAATTGGTGACCTACAGATACTGGAAAGTTACTTTGGCTGCCGAATTCAGCTCGGTACAGATTTTAATAGGTTGACTATACATCGAGCTGATCTGGATCGTCCCTTTGTCTCCTACAATGCAGAATTGCTGGAGATACTGACTCCCGTCCTGGAACAGTCGTTGAATGAGCAAGTACGCTGTCCCTCAATTACTGAGACAGCCATGTGGATCATGAAGCGTAGTCTAACAGGAGGTCGTCCAGACATTCAAACTATTGCGAGCGAGTTAGGGATAAGCGAACGTACATTGCAGCGGCGGCTTGCTGAAGAAGGCACGAACTTCAAGCATTTGTTAACAAAAGTTCGACATGAACAGGCAAAAAAGTACCTTGCAGACCCATCACTTGATATTAAAGAGGTCGCCTTTTTAATAGGTTATGAAGACCAAAACTCATTCTACCGCGCCTTTCAACTTTGGGAAGGTGCTACCCCTTTAAGATGGCGAACTGACCATCTCGATTTAAACTTGGTTATTGATTAG
- a CDS encoding tyrosine-type recombinase/integrase — MKRAGLKNARFHDLRHSHATILLKKNVHPKIVSERLGHSKPSITLEIYSHATNSLQEEAAHVFDEK; from the coding sequence ATTAAACGAGCAGGGCTTAAGAACGCACGTTTCCATGACTTGCGTCATTCTCACGCTACGATCTTGCTTAAGAAAAATGTACATCCGAAAATTGTCAGTGAGCGGTTAGGTCATTCAAAACCAAGCATTACATTGGAAATCTATAGTCATGCAACTAATTCACTTCAAGAAGAGGCTGCCCATGTATTTGATGAAAAATGA